From the genome of Excalfactoria chinensis isolate bCotChi1 chromosome 14, bCotChi1.hap2, whole genome shotgun sequence, one region includes:
- the EIF2AK1 gene encoding eukaryotic translation initiation factor 2-alpha kinase 1 isoform X2, which yields MLRGREAPPRAAAHRPPPAIQFPEESPEPRFDESDVPAELRVANGSQKFVNFTSTIQNQLLLVSLLEHLCHMYTHNPVHSRCLFRILRQAFTKTGLLSPFAFCDEFSTVRLQHNRAITELMKAANRQVLNGDLDNGDSRAIREKEVLLEAQTSRYLNEFDEIARLGKGGYGQVYKVRNKLDGQFYAIKKINIKKATRRDCMKVLREVKVLAGLQHPNIVGYHTAWMEQVQTACPKDKTILKLQSLPVEQESGNANCHIQSVESGSSIIFADLTSQEEKSGDNTYLGNPDRESVQNMDVGNDFTNSNSKEICMKPNRCELPIELQEDSVSSVDCRSTDLKCDSSYGPPCSLELDDADAGSKSCTEECSGSDVALCGEFEVEYRLMLHIQMQLCELSLWDWIAARNKRCNERTEDAAGPYHLVDVSWTMKIFEELLEGVCYIHSMGVMHRDIKPRNIFLHGSDHQVKIGDFGLACKDLLWDGTDQWFHTERINGLTHTSGVGTCLYASPEQLQGSDYDFKSDMYSLGVILLELFQPFGTEMERAEVLTNLRNGHVPQNFSKKWPVQAKYVKLLTSQESTERPTAAQLRESELFHTTEHVISNLQQKVREQEEEIEKLKEKLRLLSTGQDDHVRQGSPV from the exons ATGTTGCGGGGCCGGGAGGCGCCCCCGAGGGCCGCGGCccaccgcccgccgcccgccaTCCAGTTCCCTGAGGAGAGCCCGGAGCCGCGCTTCGACG AGTCGGATGTGCCGGCAGAACTGCGAGTGGCCAATGGGTCACAGAAGTTCGTGAATTTCACTTCGACCATCcagaaccagctgctgctggtgtcGCTGCTGGAGCACTTGTGccacatgtacacacacaacCCCGTGCACTCGAGGTGCTTGTTCCGAA TACTTCGACAGGCTTTTACGAAAACAGGTTTGCTCTCCCCTTTTGCCTTCTGTGATGAATTTAGTACTGTAAGGCTGCAGCATAATAGAGCCATTACTGAGCTAATGAAAGCAGCTAACCGACAAGTACTTAATGGG GATCTCGATAATGGAGATTCTCGTGCAATTAG GGAAAAAGAAGTTCTCTTGGAAGCACAGACTTCACGATACTTGAATGAATTTGATGAGATTGCAAGATTAGGAAAAGGAGGATATGGCCAAGTATACAAG GTCAGAAACAAGTTAGATGGTCAGTTctatgctattaaaaaaatcaatattaagAAGGCTACAAGAAGAGATTGTATGAag gtGCTACGAGAAGTTAAAGTGCTGGCTGGACTGCAGCATCCTAATATTGTGGGCTATCACACTGCTTGGATGGAACAGGTTCAAACAGCTTGTCCAAAAG ATAAGACAATATTGAAGTTGCAGTCGTTACCCGTGGAACAGGAGAGTGGCAA tgctAACTGTCACATTCAGAGTGTGGAAAGTGGTAGTTCAATTATTTTTGCTGACCTTACTTCACAAGAAGAAAAGTCTGGTGACAATACATATCTTGGAAATCCAGATCGCGAATCGGTGCAGAATATGGATGTAGGGAATGACTTCACTAACAGCAATAGTAAGGAAATATGTATGAAGCCAAATAGATGTGAATTACCCATAGAACTACAAGAAGATTCTGTCAGTAGTGTTGACTGTAGATCAACTGATTTAAAATGTGATTCGTCATACGGCCCTCCCTGTAGTCTGGAACTAGATGATGCTGATGCTGGAAGCAAATCCTGCACTGAAGAGTGCTCTGGGAGTGACGTAGCTCTCTGTGGAGAGTTTGAG GTGGAGTATCGTTTGATGCTTCATATACAGATGCAGCTGTGCGAACTGTCCCTGTGGGACTGGATTGCTGCCCGTAACAAAAGATGCAATGAGAGAACAGAGGATGCTGCTG GTCCGTACCACCTTGTGGATGTCAGCTGGACAATGAAAATTTTTGAAGAGTTACTAGAAGGAGTGTGCTATATCCACAGCATGGGAGTAATGCATCGAGACATTAAA CCcagaaatatctttttgcatGGATCGGATCATCAAGTTAAAATTGGAGATTTTGGATTAGCCTGCAAAGACCTCCTTTGGGATGGCACCGACCAGTGGTTTCACACAGAAAGGATAAATG GACTGACGCATACCTCAGGTGTGGGGACTTGCCTGTATGCATCACCAGAACAGCTGCAGGGGTCTGACTATGACTTCAAG TCAGACATGTATAGCTTGGGTGTTATCCTGCTAGAACTCTTCCAGCCATTtggaacagaaatggaaagagcAGAAGTTCTAACAAATTTAAGGAATGGCCACGTTCCTCAAAACTTCTCCAAGAAATGGCCTGTTCAAGCCAAGTATGTAAAACTTCTCACCAGTCAGGAATCCACAGAAAGACCAACTGCTGCTCAGCTTCGTGAAAGTGAGCTGTTCCATACCACAGAACAT GTTATTTCTAATCTACAGCAAAAGGTGagagagcaagaggaagaaatagaaaaactgaaagagaaactaAGACTGCTTTCCACTGGACAAGATGACCACGTGAGACAAGGTTCTCCAGTTTAA
- the EIF2AK1 gene encoding eukaryotic translation initiation factor 2-alpha kinase 1 isoform X6, which produces MKAANRQVLNGDLDNGDSRAIREKEVLLEAQTSRYLNEFDEIARLGKGGYGQVYKVRNKLDGQFYAIKKINIKKATRRDCMKVLREVKVLAGLQHPNIVGYHTAWMEQVQTACPKDKTILKLQSLPVEQESGNANCHIQSVESGSSIIFADLTSQEEKSGDNTYLGNPDRESVQNMDVGNDFTNSNSKEICMKPNRCELPIELQEDSVSSVDCRSTDLKCDSSYGPPCSLELDDADAGSKSCTEECSGSDVALCGEFEVEYRLMLHIQMQLCELSLWDWIAARNKRCNERTEDAAGPYHLVDVSWTMKIFEELLEGVCYIHSMGVMHRDIKPRNIFLHGSDHQVKIGDFGLACKDLLWDGTDQWFHTERINGLTHTSGVGTCLYASPEQLQGSDYDFKSDMYSLGVILLELFQPFGTEMERAEVLTNLRNGHVPQNFSKKWPVQAKYVKLLTSQESTERPTAAQLRESELFHTTEHVISNLQQKVREQEEEIEKLKEKLRLLSTGQDDHVRQGSPV; this is translated from the exons ATGAAAGCAGCTAACCGACAAGTACTTAATGGG GATCTCGATAATGGAGATTCTCGTGCAATTAG GGAAAAAGAAGTTCTCTTGGAAGCACAGACTTCACGATACTTGAATGAATTTGATGAGATTGCAAGATTAGGAAAAGGAGGATATGGCCAAGTATACAAG GTCAGAAACAAGTTAGATGGTCAGTTctatgctattaaaaaaatcaatattaagAAGGCTACAAGAAGAGATTGTATGAag gtGCTACGAGAAGTTAAAGTGCTGGCTGGACTGCAGCATCCTAATATTGTGGGCTATCACACTGCTTGGATGGAACAGGTTCAAACAGCTTGTCCAAAAG ATAAGACAATATTGAAGTTGCAGTCGTTACCCGTGGAACAGGAGAGTGGCAA tgctAACTGTCACATTCAGAGTGTGGAAAGTGGTAGTTCAATTATTTTTGCTGACCTTACTTCACAAGAAGAAAAGTCTGGTGACAATACATATCTTGGAAATCCAGATCGCGAATCGGTGCAGAATATGGATGTAGGGAATGACTTCACTAACAGCAATAGTAAGGAAATATGTATGAAGCCAAATAGATGTGAATTACCCATAGAACTACAAGAAGATTCTGTCAGTAGTGTTGACTGTAGATCAACTGATTTAAAATGTGATTCGTCATACGGCCCTCCCTGTAGTCTGGAACTAGATGATGCTGATGCTGGAAGCAAATCCTGCACTGAAGAGTGCTCTGGGAGTGACGTAGCTCTCTGTGGAGAGTTTGAG GTGGAGTATCGTTTGATGCTTCATATACAGATGCAGCTGTGCGAACTGTCCCTGTGGGACTGGATTGCTGCCCGTAACAAAAGATGCAATGAGAGAACAGAGGATGCTGCTG GTCCGTACCACCTTGTGGATGTCAGCTGGACAATGAAAATTTTTGAAGAGTTACTAGAAGGAGTGTGCTATATCCACAGCATGGGAGTAATGCATCGAGACATTAAA CCcagaaatatctttttgcatGGATCGGATCATCAAGTTAAAATTGGAGATTTTGGATTAGCCTGCAAAGACCTCCTTTGGGATGGCACCGACCAGTGGTTTCACACAGAAAGGATAAATG GACTGACGCATACCTCAGGTGTGGGGACTTGCCTGTATGCATCACCAGAACAGCTGCAGGGGTCTGACTATGACTTCAAG TCAGACATGTATAGCTTGGGTGTTATCCTGCTAGAACTCTTCCAGCCATTtggaacagaaatggaaagagcAGAAGTTCTAACAAATTTAAGGAATGGCCACGTTCCTCAAAACTTCTCCAAGAAATGGCCTGTTCAAGCCAAGTATGTAAAACTTCTCACCAGTCAGGAATCCACAGAAAGACCAACTGCTGCTCAGCTTCGTGAAAGTGAGCTGTTCCATACCACAGAACAT GTTATTTCTAATCTACAGCAAAAGGTGagagagcaagaggaagaaatagaaaaactgaaagagaaactaAGACTGCTTTCCACTGGACAAGATGACCACGTGAGACAAGGTTCTCCAGTTTAA
- the EIF2AK1 gene encoding eukaryotic translation initiation factor 2-alpha kinase 1 isoform X4: MYTHNPVHSRCLFRILRQAFTKTGLLSPFAFCDEFSTVRLQHNRAITELMKAANRQVLNGDLDNGDSRAIREKEVLLEAQTSRYLNEFDEIARLGKGGYGQVYKVRNKLDGQFYAIKKINIKKATRRDCMKVLREVKVLAGLQHPNIVGYHTAWMEQVQTACPKDKTILKLQSLPVEQESGNANCHIQSVESGSSIIFADLTSQEEKSGDNTYLGNPDRESVQNMDVGNDFTNSNSKEICMKPNRCELPIELQEDSVSSVDCRSTDLKCDSSYGPPCSLELDDADAGSKSCTEECSGSDVALCGEFEVEYRLMLHIQMQLCELSLWDWIAARNKRCNERTEDAAGPYHLVDVSWTMKIFEELLEGVCYIHSMGVMHRDIKPRNIFLHGSDHQVKIGDFGLACKDLLWDGTDQWFHTERINGLTHTSGVGTCLYASPEQLQGSDYDFKSDMYSLGVILLELFQPFGTEMERAEVLTNLRNGHVPQNFSKKWPVQAKYVKLLTSQESTERPTAAQLRESELFHTTEHVISNLQQKVREQEEEIEKLKEKLRLLSTGQDDHVRQGSPV, from the exons atgtacacacacaacCCCGTGCACTCGAGGTGCTTGTTCCGAA TACTTCGACAGGCTTTTACGAAAACAGGTTTGCTCTCCCCTTTTGCCTTCTGTGATGAATTTAGTACTGTAAGGCTGCAGCATAATAGAGCCATTACTGAGCTAATGAAAGCAGCTAACCGACAAGTACTTAATGGG GATCTCGATAATGGAGATTCTCGTGCAATTAG GGAAAAAGAAGTTCTCTTGGAAGCACAGACTTCACGATACTTGAATGAATTTGATGAGATTGCAAGATTAGGAAAAGGAGGATATGGCCAAGTATACAAG GTCAGAAACAAGTTAGATGGTCAGTTctatgctattaaaaaaatcaatattaagAAGGCTACAAGAAGAGATTGTATGAag gtGCTACGAGAAGTTAAAGTGCTGGCTGGACTGCAGCATCCTAATATTGTGGGCTATCACACTGCTTGGATGGAACAGGTTCAAACAGCTTGTCCAAAAG ATAAGACAATATTGAAGTTGCAGTCGTTACCCGTGGAACAGGAGAGTGGCAA tgctAACTGTCACATTCAGAGTGTGGAAAGTGGTAGTTCAATTATTTTTGCTGACCTTACTTCACAAGAAGAAAAGTCTGGTGACAATACATATCTTGGAAATCCAGATCGCGAATCGGTGCAGAATATGGATGTAGGGAATGACTTCACTAACAGCAATAGTAAGGAAATATGTATGAAGCCAAATAGATGTGAATTACCCATAGAACTACAAGAAGATTCTGTCAGTAGTGTTGACTGTAGATCAACTGATTTAAAATGTGATTCGTCATACGGCCCTCCCTGTAGTCTGGAACTAGATGATGCTGATGCTGGAAGCAAATCCTGCACTGAAGAGTGCTCTGGGAGTGACGTAGCTCTCTGTGGAGAGTTTGAG GTGGAGTATCGTTTGATGCTTCATATACAGATGCAGCTGTGCGAACTGTCCCTGTGGGACTGGATTGCTGCCCGTAACAAAAGATGCAATGAGAGAACAGAGGATGCTGCTG GTCCGTACCACCTTGTGGATGTCAGCTGGACAATGAAAATTTTTGAAGAGTTACTAGAAGGAGTGTGCTATATCCACAGCATGGGAGTAATGCATCGAGACATTAAA CCcagaaatatctttttgcatGGATCGGATCATCAAGTTAAAATTGGAGATTTTGGATTAGCCTGCAAAGACCTCCTTTGGGATGGCACCGACCAGTGGTTTCACACAGAAAGGATAAATG GACTGACGCATACCTCAGGTGTGGGGACTTGCCTGTATGCATCACCAGAACAGCTGCAGGGGTCTGACTATGACTTCAAG TCAGACATGTATAGCTTGGGTGTTATCCTGCTAGAACTCTTCCAGCCATTtggaacagaaatggaaagagcAGAAGTTCTAACAAATTTAAGGAATGGCCACGTTCCTCAAAACTTCTCCAAGAAATGGCCTGTTCAAGCCAAGTATGTAAAACTTCTCACCAGTCAGGAATCCACAGAAAGACCAACTGCTGCTCAGCTTCGTGAAAGTGAGCTGTTCCATACCACAGAACAT GTTATTTCTAATCTACAGCAAAAGGTGagagagcaagaggaagaaatagaaaaactgaaagagaaactaAGACTGCTTTCCACTGGACAAGATGACCACGTGAGACAAGGTTCTCCAGTTTAA
- the EIF2AK1 gene encoding eukaryotic translation initiation factor 2-alpha kinase 1 isoform X5: MLQVSLIVLRQAFTKTGLLSPFAFCDEFSTVRLQHNRAITELMKAANRQVLNGDLDNGDSRAIREKEVLLEAQTSRYLNEFDEIARLGKGGYGQVYKVRNKLDGQFYAIKKINIKKATRRDCMKVLREVKVLAGLQHPNIVGYHTAWMEQVQTACPKDKTILKLQSLPVEQESGNANCHIQSVESGSSIIFADLTSQEEKSGDNTYLGNPDRESVQNMDVGNDFTNSNSKEICMKPNRCELPIELQEDSVSSVDCRSTDLKCDSSYGPPCSLELDDADAGSKSCTEECSGSDVALCGEFEVEYRLMLHIQMQLCELSLWDWIAARNKRCNERTEDAAGPYHLVDVSWTMKIFEELLEGVCYIHSMGVMHRDIKPRNIFLHGSDHQVKIGDFGLACKDLLWDGTDQWFHTERINGLTHTSGVGTCLYASPEQLQGSDYDFKSDMYSLGVILLELFQPFGTEMERAEVLTNLRNGHVPQNFSKKWPVQAKYVKLLTSQESTERPTAAQLRESELFHTTEHVISNLQQKVREQEEEIEKLKEKLRLLSTGQDDHVRQGSPV, translated from the exons ATGCTCCAAGTCAGCTTAATCG TACTTCGACAGGCTTTTACGAAAACAGGTTTGCTCTCCCCTTTTGCCTTCTGTGATGAATTTAGTACTGTAAGGCTGCAGCATAATAGAGCCATTACTGAGCTAATGAAAGCAGCTAACCGACAAGTACTTAATGGG GATCTCGATAATGGAGATTCTCGTGCAATTAG GGAAAAAGAAGTTCTCTTGGAAGCACAGACTTCACGATACTTGAATGAATTTGATGAGATTGCAAGATTAGGAAAAGGAGGATATGGCCAAGTATACAAG GTCAGAAACAAGTTAGATGGTCAGTTctatgctattaaaaaaatcaatattaagAAGGCTACAAGAAGAGATTGTATGAag gtGCTACGAGAAGTTAAAGTGCTGGCTGGACTGCAGCATCCTAATATTGTGGGCTATCACACTGCTTGGATGGAACAGGTTCAAACAGCTTGTCCAAAAG ATAAGACAATATTGAAGTTGCAGTCGTTACCCGTGGAACAGGAGAGTGGCAA tgctAACTGTCACATTCAGAGTGTGGAAAGTGGTAGTTCAATTATTTTTGCTGACCTTACTTCACAAGAAGAAAAGTCTGGTGACAATACATATCTTGGAAATCCAGATCGCGAATCGGTGCAGAATATGGATGTAGGGAATGACTTCACTAACAGCAATAGTAAGGAAATATGTATGAAGCCAAATAGATGTGAATTACCCATAGAACTACAAGAAGATTCTGTCAGTAGTGTTGACTGTAGATCAACTGATTTAAAATGTGATTCGTCATACGGCCCTCCCTGTAGTCTGGAACTAGATGATGCTGATGCTGGAAGCAAATCCTGCACTGAAGAGTGCTCTGGGAGTGACGTAGCTCTCTGTGGAGAGTTTGAG GTGGAGTATCGTTTGATGCTTCATATACAGATGCAGCTGTGCGAACTGTCCCTGTGGGACTGGATTGCTGCCCGTAACAAAAGATGCAATGAGAGAACAGAGGATGCTGCTG GTCCGTACCACCTTGTGGATGTCAGCTGGACAATGAAAATTTTTGAAGAGTTACTAGAAGGAGTGTGCTATATCCACAGCATGGGAGTAATGCATCGAGACATTAAA CCcagaaatatctttttgcatGGATCGGATCATCAAGTTAAAATTGGAGATTTTGGATTAGCCTGCAAAGACCTCCTTTGGGATGGCACCGACCAGTGGTTTCACACAGAAAGGATAAATG GACTGACGCATACCTCAGGTGTGGGGACTTGCCTGTATGCATCACCAGAACAGCTGCAGGGGTCTGACTATGACTTCAAG TCAGACATGTATAGCTTGGGTGTTATCCTGCTAGAACTCTTCCAGCCATTtggaacagaaatggaaagagcAGAAGTTCTAACAAATTTAAGGAATGGCCACGTTCCTCAAAACTTCTCCAAGAAATGGCCTGTTCAAGCCAAGTATGTAAAACTTCTCACCAGTCAGGAATCCACAGAAAGACCAACTGCTGCTCAGCTTCGTGAAAGTGAGCTGTTCCATACCACAGAACAT GTTATTTCTAATCTACAGCAAAAGGTGagagagcaagaggaagaaatagaaaaactgaaagagaaactaAGACTGCTTTCCACTGGACAAGATGACCACGTGAGACAAGGTTCTCCAGTTTAA
- the ANKRD61 gene encoding ankyrin repeat domain-containing protein 61 — MLHNVKHQINPEMSHSKHDHVAHSSQQSDDALPPTFILFEYCLNIKDTAKSGWMPLHIAAGSLNTEAIAALIASGANINSTTATCGRTALHIAVCAASSKASRILGVNTDCISLLLSNGANVNIQDHEGRTPVHEACLGGRREIVDLLLEHKADMKSLTRDGQSPIFLFLQKRSHLKDRALMNKLLGFSYPLKLRDNQGHLPAGLLFSEFQMLKDFLLTLSQKLLSLEDICKITVRRIYGESNKYWLKTRLPATVWNSLYSYQDVGKYACDDTEQEGKLKYCKA; from the coding sequence ATGTTGCACAATGTAAAACATCAGATAAATCCTGAAATGAGTCACTCCAAACATGACCACGTCGCACATTCAAGTCAACAGTCTGATGATGCCCTTCCACCTACATTCATTCTTTTTGAATACTGTCTCAATATAAAGGACACAGCCAAATCAGGCTGGATGCCTCTTCACATAGCTGCAGGGTCACTGAACACAGAAGCAATAGCAGCTTTAATTGCATCTGGAGCAAACATCAATTCTACTACTGCAACCTGTGGCAGAACTGCCCTTCACATCGCAGTGTGTGCAGCATCATCCAAAGCAAGCAGAATTTTAGGTGTCAACACAGATTGCATCTCTTTACTCTTAAGTAATGGAGCCAATGTAAATATTCAAGATCATGAAGGACGAACACCTGTGCACGAGGCCTGCTTAGGGGGTAGAAGGGAAATAGTCGATCTCCTTTTGGAGCATAAAGCAGACATGAAGAGTCTAACAAGAGATGGGCAATCTccaatctttctttttcttcaaaagagaTCACATTTAAAAGACAGAGCACTGATGAACAAGTTACTGGGATTCTCATATCCACTGAAGTTAAGAGATAATCAAGGACATCTACCCGCTGGCCTTCTGTTCTCAGAATTCCAAATGCTGAAAGACTTCCTTCTAACGTTATCACAGAAATTGCTGTCCCTGGAGGATATCTGCAAGATCACTGTAAGAAGAATATACGGAGAAAGCAACAAGTACTGGCTCAAAACCAGGCTTCCAGCAACTGTATGGAATTCATTATACAGCTATCAGGATGTAGGAAAATATGCCTGTGATGACACTGAACAGGAAGGCAAACTGAAATACTGTAAAGCCTGA